Proteins encoded by one window of Bactrocera oleae isolate idBacOlea1 chromosome 4, idBacOlea1, whole genome shotgun sequence:
- the LOC106623863 gene encoding uncharacterized protein: protein MSRHMLSTNYSFITSEDIIFTNSSLDWVSGAFFTLLSAIRSCKRVITNKPYTPEYMIALVKKYKISYILAAPRHVSTLVACPAATTDNMSSVRNFLVGGGCISQSTLQQLRGLLQNGTVIFVYGMTEAGFLSMNLDDKYPTSVGKLLSGIKARIVDEEGKNLPPNAIGEIFVNIGHTWGGYYGNPIETKSLQDSDGWLHTGDLGYFDDYNMLYVVDRKKDIMKYHGVQYCPAEIEQVINELPEVEDVCVVGVYDKRHGDAAGAIVVLRQDEKLTIEHVRKRLPFDHKQLHAGVIFIDREHYLRYI, encoded by the exons ATGTCGAGGCATATGCTGAGCACTAATTATTC ATTCATAACCAGCGAAGATATAATTTTCACAAACAGCAGTTTGGACTGGGTATCTGGCGCTTTCTTCACTTTACTCTCTGCGATCAGAAGTTGTAAACGTGTAATTACCAACAAGCCCTATACCCCCGAATATATGATTGCGCTGGTGAAGAAATACAAAATCTCTTATATACTAGCTGCGCCACGTCACGTTTCAACTTTGGTTGCTTGTCCAGCAGCCACCACAGATAACATGAGCTCCGTTCGAAATTTCTTAGTTGGGGGTGGCTGTATTAGTCAATCGACTTTGCAACAACTGAGAGGTTTACTTCAAAATGGCacagttatttttgtttatggcATGACGGAGGCTGGCTTTTTATCGATGAACTTGGATGATAAATATCCCACCTCAGTAGGCAAATTACTTTCGGGAATTAAGGCTCGTATTGTTGACGAAGAGGGAAAGAATTTGCCACCGAACGCAATCGGTGAGATTTTTGTGAATATTGGACATACTTGGGGTGGCTACTATGGCAATCCAATTGAGACAAAAAGTCTTCAAGATTCGGACGGCTGGTTACATACTGGGGATCTCGGTTATTTCGATGATTATAATATGCTTTATGTAGTCGATCGCAAAAAGGATATAATGAAATATCATGGTGTACAATATTGTCCAGCCGAAATTGAACAGGTGATCAACGAATTGCCTGAGGTGGAGGATGTCTGTGTGGTCGGTGTATATGACAAGAGGCATGGAGATGCGGCCGGTGCAATAGTAGTGCTCCGCCAAGATGAAAAACTTACGATAGAGCATGTCAGAAAGCGTTTACCATTTGATCATAAGCAACTGCATGCTGGTGTAATTTTCATCGATCGAGAACATTATTtgaggtatatataa